Proteins co-encoded in one Paracoccus aestuarii genomic window:
- a CDS encoding chorismate mutase, producing the protein MTDATARAAALLKDHRASIDRLDAILVYTLAERFKHTQSVGRLKADHDLPPSDPSREASQIERLERLAREADLDPEFARKFLTFVIAEVIRHHEHYQS; encoded by the coding sequence ATGACCGACGCCACCGCCCGCGCCGCGGCCCTGCTGAAGGACCACCGCGCCAGCATCGACCGCCTGGACGCGATCCTGGTCTATACGCTGGCCGAGCGCTTCAAGCACACCCAATCCGTCGGCCGCCTCAAGGCCGACCACGACCTTCCGCCGTCCGATCCCTCGCGCGAGGCAAGCCAGATCGAACGCCTGGAACGCCTCGCGCGCGAGGCCGATCTCGACCCGGAATTCGCGCGCAAATTCCTGACCTTCGTGATCGCCGAAGTCATTCGGCACCACGAGCATTATCAGTCCTGA
- the rpsP gene encoding 30S ribosomal protein S16, whose translation MSMKIRLARGGSKKRPHYAIVASDSRMPRDGRFIEKLGTYNPLLAKDSEDRVKMDVERIQYWLGQGAQPTDRVARFLEAAGVKEKTERKNMKKAEPGKKAKARAEERAKKAAPADAE comes from the coding sequence ATGTCCATGAAGATCCGCCTGGCCCGTGGTGGCAGCAAGAAGCGCCCGCATTACGCCATCGTCGCCTCCGATTCGCGCATGCCGCGCGACGGCCGCTTCATCGAGAAGCTGGGCACTTACAACCCGCTGCTGGCCAAGGACAGCGAAGACCGCGTCAAGATGGACGTGGAGCGCATCCAGTACTGGCTGGGCCAGGGCGCGCAGCCCACGGACCGCGTCGCCCGCTTCCTGGAGGCCGCCGGCGTCAAGGAAAAGACCGAGCGCAAGAACATGAAGAAGGCCGAGCCGGGCAAGAAAGCCAAGGCCCGCGCCGAAGAGCGCGCCAAGAAGGCCGCTCCGGCCGACGCCGAGTGA
- the rimM gene encoding ribosome maturation factor RimM (Essential for efficient processing of 16S rRNA) has protein sequence MSHDRICVGAIAGAFGVHGEVRLKSFCAEPTDIAGYAPLTTEDGARRFDLTLTRPVTGGLGARLSGVTTKEQADALRGVTLWAPRSVLPSLPDDEFYHADLIGLEVVDTGGAALGRVRAIYDHGAGDILEIVGGAQALMLPFTRAVVPTVDLAARRIIVDPPQDSGGDGGE, from the coding sequence ATGAGCCATGATCGCATCTGCGTCGGCGCCATCGCGGGCGCCTTCGGGGTCCACGGAGAGGTGCGGCTGAAAAGCTTCTGCGCCGAGCCGACCGACATCGCGGGCTATGCCCCCCTGACGACCGAGGACGGGGCGCGCCGGTTCGACCTGACCCTGACGCGCCCGGTCACCGGGGGCCTGGGCGCGCGGCTGTCGGGCGTCACCACCAAGGAACAGGCCGATGCCCTGCGAGGCGTCACGCTCTGGGCGCCGCGCAGCGTGCTGCCCTCGCTGCCCGATGACGAATTCTATCACGCCGACCTGATCGGGCTGGAGGTCGTCGATACCGGCGGCGCCGCCTTGGGCCGGGTCCGCGCGATCTATGACCACGGCGCGGGCGACATCCTGGAGATCGTGGGCGGCGCGCAGGCGCTGATGCTGCCCTTCACCCGGGCCGTGGTGCCGACGGTCGATCTGGCCGCGCGCCGCATCATCGTCGACCCGCCCCAGGACAGCGGAGGCGACGGCGGGGAATGA
- the trmD gene encoding tRNA (guanosine(37)-N1)-methyltransferase TrmD, producing MTDAPRSHGRLTARPSLRPRELMAEPQVLGAWTARIVTLFPEAFPGILGLSLTGKALAQGLWNLQTIPLREHGLGRHRNVDDTPAGGGAGMVIRPDVLDAALREAGPGLPVIYMSPRGRPLTQARARALAQGPGVTLICGRFEGVDQRVLDKHAIEEVSIGDYVLTGGEIAAQVLIDATVRLIPRVLGNHDSLAEESFSIGNRGLLEAPQFTKPAQWDGRDIPPVLLSGNHAAIADWRASEAERLTRERRPDLWRAYQDGMDPTKDRQRSGASDQSRRHREHDKEPKR from the coding sequence ATGACCGACGCGCCCCGATCCCATGGCCGCCTGACCGCCCGCCCCAGCCTGCGCCCGCGCGAGCTGATGGCGGAACCGCAGGTCCTGGGCGCCTGGACCGCGCGCATCGTCACCCTGTTCCCCGAGGCCTTTCCAGGCATCCTGGGCCTGTCCCTGACCGGCAAGGCCCTGGCGCAGGGTCTGTGGAACCTGCAGACCATCCCGCTGCGCGAACACGGGCTGGGCCGGCACCGCAACGTCGACGACACCCCCGCGGGCGGCGGCGCGGGCATGGTGATCCGCCCCGACGTGCTGGACGCGGCCCTGCGCGAGGCGGGACCCGGCCTGCCGGTGATCTACATGTCGCCGCGCGGCAGGCCGCTGACCCAGGCCCGCGCCCGCGCCCTGGCGCAAGGCCCCGGGGTTACCCTGATCTGCGGCCGCTTCGAGGGCGTGGACCAGCGCGTGCTGGACAAGCACGCCATCGAGGAGGTCAGCATCGGCGACTATGTCCTGACCGGAGGAGAGATCGCCGCGCAGGTCTTGATCGACGCGACGGTCCGGCTTATACCGCGCGTGCTGGGCAATCATGATTCTCTGGCCGAGGAATCCTTTTCCATCGGCAACCGGGGTCTTCTCGAGGCTCCCCAGTTCACGAAGCCTGCCCAATGGGACGGCCGCGACATCCCGCCGGTTCTGCTGTCGGGCAATCACGCGGCCATCGCCGATTGGCGGGCGAGTGAGGCCGAAAGGCTGACCAGGGAACGCCGCCCCGATCTGTGGCGGGCATACCAGGACGGTATGGACCCGACAAAGGACCGACAGCGCTCGGGCGCATCAGACCAATCGCGGAGACACCGCGAGCATGACAAGGAACCCAAGCGATGA
- the rplS gene encoding 50S ribosomal protein L19, with protein MNLIAQLEAEQIAELGKTIPDFKAGDTIRVGYKVTEGTRTRVQNYEGVCISRRGGANIAASFTVRKISFGEGVERVFPLYSTNIDSITVVRRGKVRRAKLYYLRDRRGKSARIVEKTNYRPLSDAKA; from the coding sequence ATGAACCTGATCGCACAACTCGAAGCCGAGCAGATCGCCGAGCTCGGCAAGACCATCCCCGACTTCAAGGCCGGCGACACGATCCGCGTCGGCTATAAAGTGACCGAGGGCACCCGCACCCGCGTCCAGAACTACGAAGGCGTCTGCATCTCGCGCCGTGGCGGCGCGAACATCGCGGCCAGCTTCACGGTCCGCAAGATCAGCTTCGGCGAAGGCGTGGAACGCGTGTTCCCGCTCTATTCGACCAATATCGATTCGATCACGGTCGTGCGTCGCGGCAAGGTCCGTCGCGCCAAGCTGTACTATCTGCGCGATCGTCGCGGCAAGTCGGCCCGTATCGTCGAAAAGACCAACTACCGTCCCCTGTCGGACGCGAAAGCCTGA
- the rpmE gene encoding 50S ribosomal protein L31 — protein sequence MKKDIHPDYHMISVKMTDGTTYETRSTWGAEGDSMSLDIDPTSHPAWTGGSSRLMDAGGRVSKFKSKYAGLGF from the coding sequence ATGAAAAAAGACATCCACCCTGATTACCACATGATCTCGGTCAAGATGACCGACGGCACCACCTACGAGACCCGCTCCACCTGGGGCGCGGAAGGTGATTCCATGTCGCTGGACATCGACCCGACCTCGCATCCGGCCTGGACCGGCGGCTCGTCGCGCCTGATGGATGCCGGTGGCCGTGTGTCCAAGTTCAAGTCGAAATATGCCGGCCTGGGCTTCTGA
- a CDS encoding protein meaA: MAEKDKPWLFRTYAGHSTAAKSNALYRTNLSKGQTGLSVAFDLPTQTGYDSDHILARGEVGKVGVPVCHLGDMRALFDQIPLEQMNTSMTINATAPWLLSLYIAVAEEQGADVSRLQGTVQNDLIKEYLSRGTYICPPAPSLAMITDIAAYTRQHLPKWNPMNVCSYHLQEAGATPEQELAYALATAIAVLDDLKGKVPEESFPEMVGRISFFVNAGIRFVTELCKMRAFTELWDEITRDRYGIAEEKYRRFRYGVQVNSLGLTEQQPENNVYRILLEMLAVTLSKNARARAVQLPAWNEALGLPRPWDQQWSLRMQQILAYETDLLEYGDLFDGNPVIAAKVEELKQGARDELALLDQMGGAIAAIDYMKARLVESNAARLGRIETNETVVVGVNRWQQAEPSPLTAGDGGIMVVDPAVEQDQIARLQAWRGARDEGAIEAALAALRLAAQKGDNIMTPSIAAARAGVTTGEWAGVMRSVHGEYRGPTGVSASPSNRTEGLEEIREAVDAVSARLGRRLKFLVGKPGLDGHSNGAEQIAFRARDCGMDITYEGIRLTPEEIVARAREEEAHVVGLSILSGSHLPLIEDLMARMRAAGLDHVPVIVGGIIPDEDAARLRAMGVARVYTPKDFQLNTIMMDIVGLAEPGAEAA, encoded by the coding sequence ATGGCCGAGAAGGACAAACCCTGGTTGTTCCGCACCTATGCGGGCCATTCGACGGCGGCGAAATCGAACGCGCTCTATCGGACAAACCTGTCCAAGGGTCAGACCGGCCTGTCGGTGGCCTTCGACCTGCCGACCCAGACCGGCTATGACAGCGACCACATCCTGGCGCGGGGCGAGGTCGGCAAGGTCGGCGTGCCCGTCTGCCATCTGGGCGACATGCGCGCGCTGTTCGACCAGATCCCGCTGGAGCAGATGAACACCTCGATGACGATCAACGCGACCGCGCCCTGGCTGCTGTCGCTCTATATCGCCGTGGCCGAGGAGCAGGGGGCCGATGTGTCGCGCCTGCAGGGCACCGTCCAGAACGACCTGATCAAGGAATACCTGTCGCGCGGCACCTATATCTGCCCGCCCGCGCCGTCCTTGGCGATGATCACCGACATCGCCGCCTATACCCGCCAGCACCTGCCCAAATGGAACCCGATGAATGTCTGTTCCTATCACCTGCAGGAGGCGGGCGCGACGCCGGAGCAGGAGCTGGCCTATGCGCTGGCCACCGCCATCGCGGTGCTGGACGACCTGAAGGGCAAGGTCCCCGAGGAGAGCTTCCCCGAGATGGTCGGGCGGATCAGCTTCTTCGTGAATGCGGGCATCCGCTTTGTGACCGAGCTGTGCAAGATGCGCGCCTTCACCGAGCTGTGGGATGAAATCACCCGCGACCGCTATGGCATCGCGGAGGAGAAATACCGCCGGTTCCGCTATGGCGTGCAGGTCAACAGCCTGGGCCTGACCGAGCAGCAGCCCGAGAACAACGTCTATCGCATCCTGCTGGAGATGTTGGCCGTCACGCTGTCCAAGAACGCCCGCGCCCGCGCCGTGCAGCTGCCCGCCTGGAACGAGGCCCTGGGCCTGCCGCGGCCTTGGGATCAGCAATGGTCGCTGCGTATGCAGCAGATATTGGCCTATGAGACGGACCTTCTGGAATATGGCGATCTGTTTGACGGCAACCCGGTGATCGCGGCGAAGGTCGAGGAGCTGAAACAAGGCGCGCGGGACGAGCTGGCGCTGCTGGACCAGATGGGCGGGGCGATCGCGGCCATCGACTACATGAAGGCGCGGCTGGTCGAATCGAATGCCGCCCGTCTGGGGCGGATCGAGACGAATGAGACGGTCGTGGTCGGCGTGAACCGCTGGCAGCAGGCGGAACCCTCGCCGCTGACGGCGGGGGATGGCGGGATCATGGTCGTGGACCCGGCGGTGGAACAGGATCAGATCGCCCGGCTGCAGGCCTGGCGGGGGGCTCGCGACGAGGGGGCCATCGAGGCCGCCCTCGCCGCGCTGCGCCTTGCGGCGCAGAAGGGGGACAACATCATGACTCCGTCCATCGCGGCGGCGCGGGCCGGGGTCACGACCGGCGAATGGGCCGGCGTGATGCGGTCGGTGCATGGCGAATATCGCGGCCCCACGGGCGTGTCCGCAAGCCCGTCCAACCGCACCGAGGGACTGGAGGAGATCCGCGAGGCGGTGGATGCGGTCAGCGCCCGCCTGGGGCGGCGGCTGAAGTTCCTGGTCGGCAAGCCGGGCCTCGACGGCCATTCCAACGGGGCCGAACAGATCGCTTTTCGCGCCCGCGACTGCGGCATGGACATCACCTATGAGGGCATCCGCCTGACGCCCGAGGAGATCGTCGCCCGCGCGCGCGAGGAGGAGGCCCATGTCGTCGGCCTGTCGATCCTGTCGGGCAGCCACCTGCCGCTGATCGAGGATCTGATGGCGCGGATGCGGGCCGCCGGGCTGGACCACGTGCCGGTCATCGTCGGCGGCATCATCCCCGACGAGGATGCGGCACGCCTGCGGGCCATGGGCGTGGCGCGGGTCTATACCCCCAAGGATTTCCAGCTGAACACGATCATGATGGATATCGTGGGGCTGGCCGAACCCGGCGCCGAGGCCGCCTGA
- the ccrA gene encoding crotonyl-CoA carboxylase/reductase, protein MALDAPTTIAPYDAPVKDLYEVGEMPPLGHVPAQMHAWAIRRERQGEPDQAMQLEVVETPKIDSNEVLVLVMAAGVNYNGIWAGLGVPISMFDVHKQPYHIAGSDASGIVWAVGDKVKRWKVGDEVVIHCNQDDGDDEHCNGGDPMFSPTQRIWGYETPDGSFAQFTRVQAQQLMPRPRHLTWEESACYTLTLATAYRMLFGHEPHELKPGMNVLVWGASGGLGSYAIQLINAAGGNAIGVISEEDKRDFVMGLGAKGVINRKEFNCWGQLPKVNTPEYKEWFTEARKFGAAIWDITGKGNNVDIVFEHPGEATFPVSTLVCKKGGMVVICAGTTGFNCTFDVRYLWMHQKRVQGSHFAHLKQASAANKLMLERRLDPCMSEVFPWAEIPAAHMKMYRNQHKPGNMSVLVQSPRMGLRTFEDALEAGRR, encoded by the coding sequence ATGGCCCTCGACGCACCGACCACGATCGCGCCCTATGATGCGCCCGTCAAAGACCTGTATGAGGTCGGCGAGATGCCGCCTCTGGGCCATGTGCCTGCACAGATGCATGCCTGGGCGATCCGCCGCGAACGCCAAGGCGAACCCGATCAGGCCATGCAGCTGGAGGTCGTCGAGACCCCCAAGATCGACAGCAACGAGGTGCTGGTCCTGGTGATGGCGGCGGGCGTCAACTATAACGGCATCTGGGCGGGCCTCGGCGTGCCGATCAGCATGTTCGACGTGCACAAGCAGCCCTATCACATCGCCGGATCCGACGCCTCGGGCATCGTTTGGGCGGTGGGCGACAAGGTCAAGCGCTGGAAGGTCGGGGACGAGGTCGTCATCCACTGCAACCAGGATGACGGCGATGACGAGCATTGCAATGGCGGCGACCCGATGTTCTCGCCCACGCAGCGGATCTGGGGATACGAGACCCCCGATGGCAGCTTCGCCCAGTTCACCCGCGTCCAGGCCCAGCAGCTGATGCCCCGCCCGCGCCACCTGACCTGGGAGGAATCGGCCTGCTACACGCTGACCCTGGCCACGGCCTATCGGATGCTCTTCGGCCACGAGCCGCACGAACTGAAGCCCGGCATGAACGTGCTGGTCTGGGGCGCCTCGGGGGGGCTGGGGTCCTATGCGATCCAGCTGATCAACGCGGCCGGCGGCAACGCCATCGGCGTGATCTCCGAGGAGGACAAGCGCGACTTCGTCATGGGCTTGGGCGCCAAAGGGGTCATCAACCGCAAGGAGTTCAACTGCTGGGGCCAGCTGCCCAAGGTGAACACGCCCGAATACAAGGAATGGTTCACCGAGGCGCGCAAGTTCGGCGCCGCCATCTGGGACATCACCGGCAAGGGCAACAACGTGGACATCGTCTTCGAGCATCCGGGCGAGGCGACCTTTCCGGTCAGCACCCTGGTCTGCAAGAAGGGCGGCATGGTCGTGATCTGCGCAGGCACCACCGGGTTCAACTGCACCTTCGACGTGCGTTACCTCTGGATGCACCAGAAGCGCGTGCAGGGTTCGCATTTCGCGCATCTGAAGCAGGCCAGCGCCGCCAACAAGCTGATGCTGGAACGCCGCCTGGACCCCTGCATGTCCGAGGTCTTTCCCTGGGCCGAGATCCCGGCGGCGCATATGAAGATGTATCGCAACCAGCACAAGCCCGGCAACATGTCGGTGCTGGTCCAGTCCCCGCGCATGGGCCTGCGCACCTTCGAGGATGCGCTGGAGGCCGGGCGCCGCTGA
- a CDS encoding ATP-dependent DNA helicase: MNSLAPAPTLSPDQADAWDSLAETFGAAGIDIIAEEVQPAEPGKGRVMAVIGKAGSGKTLMLSMITKALLASGVDLISPDYEGRKRKDRRSVAILAPTNKAAFVLRMRGVPATTIHRILYTPVYDPQYEKIAEWLTGTGERPVIEGLTDVALDRAKAFYDQHASIPGALANAGLRGSDFIRGWTRREEGLDVGLIDEASMLDEKQFEDLREIFPVLVLFGDPAQLAPVGQSGAMVFDRLAAPQRLILNRIHRQADDNPILDLAHALSDDRLGFDEFESMIRAAARKDDRVVWAERVESDLMSRSPVLVWRNATRIRLIHAFRTAFGAPGDALLPGEPLICDGLELPLKHRKKRIDLEARGLIKGAQVVYLGPGRKPGFSRLHVIGAEDPRLSAASIVKIEMPDEDEPFIPYAARMGAAFLHGAAVTIHKAQGSQWPQVQVFGPDISAAAWSNRAEAGVQLWKRLAYVAITRAQERLFWITKARLARPSGPLGTADLTADAAPLALENDEA; this comes from the coding sequence ATGAACAGCCTTGCCCCCGCCCCCACCCTGTCGCCCGACCAGGCCGACGCATGGGACAGCCTTGCCGAGACCTTCGGGGCGGCGGGCATCGACATCATCGCCGAGGAGGTCCAGCCGGCCGAACCCGGCAAGGGCCGCGTCATGGCGGTGATCGGCAAGGCGGGGTCGGGCAAGACGCTGATGCTGTCGATGATCACCAAGGCGCTGCTGGCATCCGGGGTGGACCTGATCAGCCCCGATTACGAGGGCCGCAAGCGCAAGGACCGGCGCAGCGTCGCGATCCTGGCGCCGACGAACAAGGCCGCCTTCGTGCTGCGCATGCGCGGCGTGCCCGCCACCACGATCCACCGCATCCTCTATACCCCGGTCTATGATCCCCAATACGAAAAGATCGCCGAATGGCTGACCGGCACCGGCGAACGCCCGGTGATCGAGGGGCTGACCGATGTCGCGCTGGATCGGGCCAAGGCCTTCTATGACCAGCATGCCTCGATCCCCGGCGCGCTGGCCAATGCGGGGCTGCGCGGATCGGATTTCATCCGCGGCTGGACCCGCCGCGAGGAGGGTCTGGATGTCGGGCTGATCGACGAGGCCTCGATGCTGGACGAAAAGCAGTTCGAGGATCTGCGCGAGATCTTTCCGGTGCTGGTCCTGTTCGGCGATCCGGCCCAGCTGGCCCCGGTGGGCCAGTCGGGGGCGATGGTCTTCGACCGTCTGGCCGCCCCGCAGCGGCTGATCCTGAACCGCATCCACCGCCAGGCCGACGACAACCCGATCCTGGACCTGGCCCATGCGCTGTCGGATGACAGGCTGGGCTTCGACGAATTCGAATCGATGATCCGCGCGGCGGCGCGCAAGGATGACCGCGTGGTCTGGGCCGAACGCGTGGAAAGCGACCTGATGTCGCGCAGCCCGGTGCTGGTCTGGCGCAACGCGACGCGCATCCGGCTGATCCACGCCTTCCGCACCGCCTTCGGCGCGCCGGGCGACGCGCTGCTGCCGGGCGAGCCGCTGATCTGCGACGGGCTGGAACTGCCGCTGAAACACCGCAAGAAACGCATCGACCTGGAGGCGCGCGGATTGATCAAGGGCGCCCAGGTCGTCTATCTGGGGCCGGGCCGCAAGCCCGGCTTCTCGCGCCTGCATGTGATCGGGGCCGAGGATCCGCGCCTGTCCGCCGCCAGCATCGTCAAGATCGAGATGCCGGACGAGGACGAACCCTTCATCCCCTATGCCGCCCGCATGGGCGCGGCCTTTCTGCACGGGGCGGCGGTCACCATCCACAAGGCGCAGGGCAGCCAATGGCCGCAGGTGCAGGTCTTCGGCCCCGATATCAGCGCCGCCGCTTGGTCCAACCGGGCCGAGGCCGGGGTCCAACTGTGGAAGCGGCTGGCCTATGTCGCGATCACGCGCGCGCAGGAACGGCTGTTCTGGATCACCAAGGCGCGGCTGGCGCGGCCCTCCGGCCCCTTGGGCACGGCGGACCTGACCGCCGACGCCGCCCCCTTGGCGCTGGAGAATGACGAGGCGTGA
- a CDS encoding EcsC family protein: MTKPPAADPPRTEILPPITDPVLLDQIDRLARRHAEAAGMGMQLMTRIGNGAEGLLDRLPGFVRGRLDGATRAALMRAFGAANRSRKVVRDRGDWFNRMASTVTGAAGGVGGFAGALVELPFTVTLLLRAMLDIAAEHGLDPDSDEVRMECLRIFAAAGPMEPDDGATDMGLLAARLSVTGQTVQGLISKVAPRLSVSLGQKMAAQAAPVFGAVVGASINYTFARYYQELARVHFGLMRLSRETGLPREALTEALQLAIRRHAA; this comes from the coding sequence GTGACGAAACCCCCCGCCGCTGATCCCCCCCGGACCGAGATCCTGCCCCCCATCACCGACCCGGTCCTGCTGGACCAGATCGACCGCCTGGCCCGACGCCATGCCGAGGCCGCGGGCATGGGGATGCAGCTGATGACCCGTATCGGCAACGGGGCCGAGGGCCTGCTGGACCGGCTGCCGGGCTTTGTGCGCGGGCGGCTGGACGGAGCCACGCGGGCGGCGCTGATGCGGGCCTTCGGGGCGGCGAACCGGTCGCGCAAGGTGGTGCGCGACCGCGGCGACTGGTTCAACCGGATGGCCTCGACCGTGACGGGGGCGGCGGGCGGCGTGGGCGGCTTCGCCGGCGCGCTGGTCGAATTGCCCTTCACCGTCACGCTGCTGTTGCGGGCGATGCTGGACATCGCCGCCGAACACGGCCTGGACCCCGACAGCGACGAGGTGCGGATGGAATGCCTGCGCATCTTTGCCGCCGCAGGGCCGATGGAGCCCGATGACGGCGCCACCGACATGGGCCTGCTGGCCGCGCGGCTGTCGGTGACGGGCCAGACGGTGCAGGGGCTGATCAGCAAGGTCGCGCCGCGCCTGTCCGTGTCCCTGGGCCAGAAGATGGCCGCCCAGGCCGCCCCGGTCTTTGGCGCGGTGGTGGGGGCGTCGATCAACTATACCTTCGCGCGCTATTATCAGGAACTGGCGCGGGTGCATTTCGGCCTGATGCGCCTGTCGCGCGAGACCGGCCTGCCGCGCGAGGCGCTGACCGAGGCGCTGCAACTGGCCATCCGCCGGCATGCGGCCTGA
- a CDS encoding GNAT family N-acetyltransferase translates to MYEICPETRADGPEVETLYDLCFAPGRTALSSYRLRDGVPPVADLCLVLRGAGTLMAAIRFWPVRVGRRRVLLLGPIAVHPTAQGEGLGGLLMHDSLRRATGCGWSRVLLVGDEPYYRRFGFVRLDGVVMPPPTNPDRVLGLELRAGAWVGVTGPVAREPDPVQMPSLPTAPQGEDCRQVQTPERPHRDETPRR, encoded by the coding sequence ATGTACGAGATCTGCCCCGAGACCCGCGCCGACGGCCCCGAGGTCGAGACGCTCTATGACCTGTGCTTTGCGCCGGGTCGGACGGCGCTGTCATCCTATCGTCTGCGCGACGGGGTCCCGCCCGTGGCGGATCTGTGCCTGGTGCTGCGCGGCGCGGGCACGCTGATGGCGGCGATCCGGTTCTGGCCGGTGCGCGTGGGGCGGCGACGGGTGCTGCTGCTGGGGCCGATCGCGGTCCATCCGACCGCTCAGGGCGAGGGGCTGGGCGGGCTGTTGATGCATGACAGCCTGCGCCGGGCCACGGGCTGCGGCTGGTCGCGGGTGCTGCTGGTGGGGGACGAGCCCTATTACCGGCGTTTCGGCTTTGTCCGGCTGGACGGGGTGGTCATGCCGCCCCCCACCAATCCCGACCGCGTGCTGGGGCTGGAACTTCGCGCCGGGGCCTGGGTTGGTGTGACGGGGCCGGTGGCGCGTGAACCCGACCCCGTTCAGATGCCGTCGCTGCCGACCGCGCCCCAGGGCGAGGATTGCCGGCAGGTCCAGACGCCGGAAAGGCCCCATCGTGACGAAACCCCCCGCCGCTGA
- a CDS encoding flavin reductase family protein: MFYRPEAGHGLPHNPFNAIVAPRPIGWISTRGSKGDNLAPYSFFNAVAYVPPQVMFASTGAKGDRAGTKDSVAQIIETGVFCVNIATGDLRDQINATSAPLPAGASEFEAAGIPSAPCTGIDCLRVEGAAAALECRMTQIVPLAGDANFAVFGVVTGVHLRDDCIVDGRFDPRAAGGWISRLGYKDYAAVTDLFEMERPA; encoded by the coding sequence ATGTTCTATCGCCCCGAAGCCGGACACGGCCTGCCCCACAACCCCTTCAACGCGATCGTGGCCCCGCGCCCGATCGGCTGGATCTCGACCCGCGGATCCAAGGGCGACAACCTGGCGCCCTATTCCTTCTTCAACGCCGTGGCCTATGTGCCGCCGCAGGTGATGTTCGCCTCGACCGGGGCCAAGGGCGACCGCGCAGGCACCAAGGACAGCGTCGCCCAGATCATCGAGACGGGGGTCTTCTGCGTCAACATCGCCACCGGCGATCTGCGCGACCAGATCAACGCGACATCCGCCCCCCTGCCCGCCGGGGCCAGCGAATTCGAGGCGGCCGGGATCCCATCCGCGCCCTGCACCGGCATCGACTGTCTGCGCGTGGAGGGGGCCGCCGCCGCGCTGGAATGCCGGATGACCCAGATCGTGCCCTTGGCGGGGGATGCCAATTTCGCGGTCTTCGGCGTGGTGACGGGGGTGCATCTGCGCGACGACTGCATCGTGGACGGCCGGTTCGACCCGCGTGCCGCGGGGGGCTGGATCTCGCGGCTCGGCTACAAGGATTACGCCGCCGTCACCGACCTCTTCGAGATGGAGCGCCCGGCATGA
- a CDS encoding adenine phosphoribosyltransferase, with the protein MSRSVRDYIRSIHDFPHEGIIFRDVTTLFADARGFRMAVDQLLHTHAGTRIDKVVGLEARGFILGGAVAHQLSTGFVPIRKKGKLPGTVISEAYQLEYGEAIMEIHDDALKPGEKVLIVDDLLATGGTAAAAITLCRRLGAEVIGCAFVIDLPDLGGRKVLEAMDMPVHALCEFEGH; encoded by the coding sequence ATGAGCCGTTCGGTCCGCGACTACATCCGCTCGATCCACGATTTCCCGCATGAGGGGATCATCTTTCGCGACGTGACGACGCTGTTCGCGGATGCGCGCGGCTTTCGCATGGCGGTGGACCAGCTGCTGCACACCCATGCCGGCACGCGCATCGACAAGGTCGTGGGGCTGGAGGCGCGCGGCTTCATCTTGGGCGGCGCGGTGGCGCATCAGCTGTCCACCGGCTTCGTGCCGATCCGCAAGAAGGGCAAGCTGCCCGGCACGGTCATCAGCGAGGCCTATCAGCTGGAATATGGCGAGGCGATCATGGAGATCCATGACGACGCGCTGAAGCCCGGCGAAAAGGTCCTGATCGTGGACGACCTGCTGGCGACGGGCGGCACGGCGGCGGCGGCGATCACGCTCTGCCGTCGTCTCGGGGCCGAGGTGATCGGCTGCGCCTTCGTCATCGACCTGCCCGACCTGGGCGGCCGCAAGGTGCTGGAGGCGATGGACATGCCCGTCCACGCCCTCTGCGAATTCGAGGGCCACTGA